One genomic window of Polyangium aurulentum includes the following:
- a CDS encoding slr1658 superfamily regulator, with the protein MSEIIGVYSLDDSFSEHMSLTLYPDSFAVRWSLCNLTANFMSEYFAELFPDTDNDGKLISRAEVSGAVSYVLNELVENAVKFNRSGDINITVGIGKEDLVCLVSNHIANTEVPPLREKLLELSREDPGELLRRQAEANAEDAEATGSGLGYLIIMSDYGVSLGWKLDPVSSQNTCIRTMARLPILKERARMEIKGGNYRVWYDPAEITVYFEGILRLGGPQEYAPIEELLDKVLLTNPKSITLDLRTLNFLNSSGINVLYKFAIAMRKKGDVQLVVRGSKNIPWQGKSLPNLKKFNQNFEMIFCD; encoded by the coding sequence ATGAGTGAGATCATTGGCGTCTATTCGCTGGACGACTCGTTCAGCGAGCACATGTCGTTGACCCTGTACCCGGACTCGTTCGCGGTGCGGTGGAGCCTCTGCAACCTCACGGCGAACTTCATGTCGGAGTACTTCGCCGAGCTCTTTCCGGACACGGACAACGACGGAAAGCTCATCAGCCGTGCCGAGGTGAGCGGCGCTGTGAGCTATGTGCTGAACGAGCTGGTGGAGAACGCCGTCAAGTTCAATCGCAGCGGTGATATCAACATCACGGTTGGGATTGGCAAAGAGGATCTGGTTTGCCTGGTGAGCAATCACATCGCGAACACGGAGGTGCCTCCGCTACGCGAGAAGCTGCTCGAGCTGTCGCGCGAGGATCCGGGCGAGCTATTGCGTCGGCAGGCGGAGGCGAACGCAGAGGACGCGGAGGCGACCGGGTCGGGGTTGGGTTACCTCATCATCATGAGCGACTACGGTGTCAGCCTGGGGTGGAAGCTCGACCCCGTCTCTTCGCAGAACACTTGCATCAGGACGATGGCGCGGCTGCCCATCTTGAAGGAAAGGGCGAGAATGGAAATCAAGGGCGGAAATTATCGAGTCTGGTACGATCCGGCTGAGATCACGGTGTACTTCGAGGGTATCCTTCGTCTCGGCGGGCCTCAGGAGTATGCTCCGATCGAGGAGCTGCTCGACAAGGTGCTGCTGACGAACCCGAAGAGCATCACGCTGGATCTGCGGACGCTGAACTTCCTGAACAGCTCGGGCATCAACGTCCTCTACAAGTTTGCCATCGCGATGCGCAAGAAGGGCGACGTGCAGCTCGTGGTTCGGGGTTCGAAGAACATCCCGTGGCAGGGTAAATCGCTGCCCAACCTGAAGAAGTTCAACCAGAACTTCGAGATGATCTTCTGTGACTGA
- a CDS encoding PP2C family protein-serine/threonine phosphatase, whose protein sequence is MTASKDSSPNRVALADHGDLDAVKALLADDVACRALLAREGGGLEILARSRRLLEHCERLRAELEELSVMHELTLEHATRIENELELQNRIVSEDLEVAQGIQQSLLPDVSVISSHLEVAIFHKQLAEVGGDYYDFSQLPGDRVAVSVYDISGHGVSSALIMAFLKAQIENATKRLDSPSAIVDWVNRASYAFLRGVRRYATVNFVMFSDRFLRYVSGGGYGVLVRQGMQRTFNRVGNYIGLRTKPFREFELPFEQGDVLALYTDGMIEAQDASGKGYSVQRLNDIIARHSEEPVQDILKRCVDDYNAFRSQDIDDMTLLILRRSAR, encoded by the coding sequence ATGACAGCATCGAAGGATAGCTCGCCGAACCGGGTCGCGCTGGCCGATCACGGGGATCTCGACGCCGTCAAGGCGCTCCTCGCGGACGACGTGGCGTGCAGGGCCCTGCTCGCGCGCGAGGGCGGCGGGCTCGAGATCCTTGCGCGCAGCCGCAGGCTTCTCGAGCATTGCGAGCGCCTCCGGGCGGAGCTCGAGGAGCTATCCGTGATGCACGAGCTCACCCTCGAGCACGCGACGCGGATCGAGAACGAACTCGAGCTGCAGAACCGGATCGTGAGCGAGGATCTCGAGGTGGCTCAGGGGATCCAGCAATCCTTGCTGCCGGACGTATCGGTGATCTCGTCCCACCTCGAAGTCGCGATCTTTCACAAGCAGCTCGCGGAGGTCGGAGGGGATTACTACGACTTCTCGCAGTTGCCGGGTGATCGCGTGGCGGTGAGCGTCTATGACATCTCGGGACACGGGGTGTCTTCGGCGCTCATCATGGCCTTTTTGAAGGCTCAGATCGAGAACGCCACCAAGCGTCTCGATAGCCCGAGCGCGATCGTGGACTGGGTGAACCGCGCCTCGTACGCCTTCCTCCGGGGGGTGCGTCGCTACGCCACGGTGAACTTCGTGATGTTCAGCGACCGCTTCCTCCGATACGTCTCCGGGGGTGGCTATGGGGTCCTGGTCCGACAGGGAATGCAGCGGACGTTCAACAGGGTGGGAAACTACATCGGCTTGAGGACCAAGCCGTTCCGTGAGTTCGAGCTGCCGTTCGAGCAGGGAGACGTGCTGGCCCTGTATACCGACGGGATGATCGAGGCTCAGGACGCAAGTGGAAAGGGTTATTCCGTGCAACGTCTCAACGACATCATCGCGCGGCATAGCGAAGAACCCGTCCAGGATATCTTGAAGCGGTGCGTAGACGACTACAACGCCTTCAGATCCCAGGACATTGACGACATGACGCTCCTCATACTCCGAAGGAGCGCTCGATGA
- a CDS encoding DUF6272 family protein: MSSGGNRTQTAVGASIYISPLDHVAGDVAGLLGNFLFDLLGMFYPRQICSKANVVVIELVTNVMEHCTIRDGAMRVDLKIDGDDLLITVANPVTPAEFETVKERFAAIASAEDPKKLLADTVHRRRGDRQKGGLGLMRLTAESKFRLTCEYEQGFLVVKALFPMRGFA; encoded by the coding sequence ATGAGCTCTGGGGGGAACCGGACGCAGACGGCCGTAGGGGCCTCGATCTACATCTCACCGCTCGATCATGTCGCGGGGGATGTGGCCGGTCTGCTCGGAAACTTCCTCTTCGATCTGCTGGGGATGTTCTATCCACGGCAGATCTGCTCGAAGGCCAACGTGGTCGTCATCGAGCTGGTCACCAACGTGATGGAGCATTGCACGATCCGGGATGGCGCGATGCGCGTCGACCTGAAGATCGACGGCGACGATCTGCTCATCACGGTGGCGAACCCCGTCACGCCCGCGGAATTCGAGACCGTGAAGGAGCGCTTTGCGGCGATCGCGAGCGCCGAGGATCCGAAGAAGCTCCTCGCCGATACGGTCCACCGGAGGCGCGGCGATCGTCAAAAGGGTGGTTTGGGGCTCATGCGGCTCACCGCGGAGAGCAAGTTTCGGCTGACCTGCGAGTACGAGCAGGGGTTCCTGGTTGTCAAAGCGCTATTCCCGATGAGAGGTTTCGCATGA
- a CDS encoding L,D-transpeptidase, with protein sequence MHTCKRIPDVTPSLGAGVLLALGALALLGCRGHDGPEGVVSLSAPAEQMAADPATVPKAGGPRIGAVEMAAPIYIKPDRRSQKIGYLRAGATAVRGEKPVAYDDCQGGYYRVLPAGYICASESATIDMKHPILRALTKRPDLSKPMPYPYAFVRAIAPNYYRVPAKAEQFQYEMRLKEHLRSYKRLQKKWDAIEVGANDVPLDAEGNAIGEPPTEPPDLPDTELYGGGADDKIPWFFQGGRKIPNISTFKVPDYAIITNRVARHAGLALIGTFMGDNDRRFAMTTDARLVPTSKLKPARGSTFHGVDMRKGWELPLAFVKVTDAHKYDTSKRSLEKLSPLPFHTAVQLTGKSTRIGETRLVEAKDGTWLKDSDVAIAVKPSELPSFAKGTKKWIDISILSQILILYEGSKPVYATAVATGRDGLGDPKKTFSTVRGTFKVREKHVTTTMDSHEVGNKFELRDVPWVQYFESGYALHAAPWHDEYGKPRSHGCINLSPIDARRVFMWTDPPLPTDWHGVQASESTGEGTTIHIHP encoded by the coding sequence ATGCACACATGCAAGCGGATCCCCGACGTCACCCCCTCGCTCGGGGCGGGCGTCCTGCTTGCCCTGGGGGCGCTCGCGCTCCTGGGGTGCCGCGGCCACGACGGCCCCGAGGGCGTCGTCAGCCTGTCTGCGCCGGCCGAGCAAATGGCCGCCGATCCGGCCACCGTCCCCAAAGCCGGCGGACCTCGCATCGGCGCGGTGGAAATGGCGGCGCCCATCTACATCAAGCCGGATCGCCGCTCGCAGAAGATTGGCTACCTGCGCGCGGGCGCCACGGCGGTGCGCGGGGAAAAGCCCGTCGCGTACGACGACTGCCAGGGCGGCTACTACCGCGTGCTGCCTGCGGGCTACATCTGCGCGTCCGAGAGCGCGACGATCGACATGAAGCACCCGATCTTGCGGGCGCTCACGAAGCGGCCGGACCTGTCGAAGCCGATGCCGTACCCGTACGCGTTCGTCCGCGCGATCGCGCCGAACTACTACCGCGTGCCCGCGAAGGCGGAGCAGTTCCAGTACGAGATGCGCTTGAAGGAGCATCTTCGCAGCTACAAGCGCCTGCAGAAGAAGTGGGACGCGATCGAGGTCGGCGCGAACGACGTGCCGCTCGATGCCGAGGGCAACGCGATCGGCGAGCCGCCCACGGAGCCGCCGGATCTGCCCGACACCGAGCTGTACGGCGGCGGCGCGGACGACAAGATCCCGTGGTTCTTCCAGGGGGGCCGCAAGATCCCGAACATCTCGACGTTCAAGGTGCCCGACTACGCGATCATCACGAACCGCGTCGCGCGTCACGCGGGGCTCGCGCTCATCGGCACGTTCATGGGCGACAACGATCGCAGGTTCGCGATGACGACCGACGCGCGGCTCGTGCCGACCTCGAAGCTCAAGCCTGCGCGGGGCTCGACGTTCCACGGCGTCGACATGCGCAAGGGCTGGGAGCTGCCGCTCGCGTTCGTGAAGGTGACGGACGCGCACAAGTACGACACGAGCAAGCGCTCGCTCGAGAAGCTCTCTCCCCTGCCCTTCCACACCGCCGTGCAGCTCACGGGCAAGTCGACGCGCATCGGCGAGACGCGCCTGGTCGAGGCCAAGGACGGCACGTGGCTCAAGGACAGCGACGTGGCGATCGCGGTGAAGCCCTCGGAGCTGCCGAGCTTCGCGAAGGGCACGAAGAAGTGGATCGACATCTCGATCTTGAGCCAGATCCTGATCCTCTACGAAGGCTCGAAGCCCGTGTACGCGACGGCGGTCGCGACGGGGCGCGATGGGCTCGGGGATCCGAAGAAGACGTTCTCGACCGTGCGCGGGACCTTCAAGGTCCGCGAGAAGCACGTGACGACGACGATGGACTCGCACGAGGTCGGCAACAAGTTCGAGCTGCGCGACGTGCCGTGGGTGCAGTACTTCGAGTCCGGCTACGCGCTGCACGCCGCGCCCTGGCACGACGAGTACGGCAAGCCGCGCAGCCACGGCTGCATCAACCTGTCGCCGATCGACGCCCGCCGCGTCTTCATGTGGACCGATCCGCCGCTACCGACGGACTGGCACGGCGTGCAGGCGAGCGAGTCGACCGGCGAGGGGACGACCATTCACATCCATCCGTAG
- a CDS encoding Dyp-type peroxidase, with amino-acid sequence MLELDDIQHFLFLRQPALAARYEFLTFQQPAAGRAWLAGMIDEVGTAASARAASSDDRWVSLAFTWSGLRALGVEEAALATFPEEFRQGMAARASILGATGTNHPDHWVGGLTTPALHGIAVLFARDVAERERARQAHARFLSQIGGVDVLSGLDLEAISQHEPREHFGYLDRRSEVVIKGTGEPPAHGWGPPVEAGEFFLGYPDESGARPALPQPEILSKNGSYLAYMMLQEHVGVFREFLRQHGRTREEQEMVAAKLMGRWRSGAPLVLSPHHDDPALGADLARANDFDYGTMDPHGYACPIGAHIRRMNPRDTAENLQRRRMIRRGGTYGPALPEDAPDDGVDRGVAAFLGCASLVRQFEFAMNVWVNDPSFQGLGNERDPIIGTQDGTFDMTIQGRAIRRKITGLPAFTTLRAGAYFFLPGIRALRWLASGNRTIT; translated from the coding sequence ATGCTGGAGCTCGACGACATTCAGCACTTTCTATTTCTGCGCCAGCCCGCGCTGGCGGCGAGATACGAATTCCTGACGTTCCAGCAGCCTGCCGCAGGACGGGCATGGCTGGCCGGGATGATCGACGAAGTGGGCACGGCAGCGTCGGCGAGGGCCGCTTCGTCGGACGACCGGTGGGTGTCTCTCGCCTTCACATGGAGCGGCTTGCGGGCGCTCGGCGTGGAGGAAGCCGCGCTGGCGACGTTTCCCGAGGAGTTCCGGCAAGGCATGGCGGCGCGGGCGAGCATCCTCGGAGCGACGGGCACGAATCACCCGGATCACTGGGTCGGGGGGCTGACGACGCCGGCGCTTCACGGGATCGCCGTGCTGTTTGCCCGCGACGTCGCGGAGCGAGAACGAGCCAGGCAGGCGCACGCTCGGTTTCTGTCGCAGATCGGAGGCGTGGACGTCCTCTCCGGGCTGGACCTGGAGGCCATTTCACAGCACGAACCCCGCGAACATTTCGGTTACCTCGATCGACGTTCGGAAGTGGTGATCAAAGGAACGGGCGAGCCGCCGGCGCACGGCTGGGGTCCGCCGGTCGAGGCCGGCGAGTTTTTTCTCGGCTATCCCGACGAGAGCGGCGCGCGACCGGCGCTGCCCCAACCCGAGATCCTGTCGAAGAATGGCAGCTATCTGGCCTACATGATGCTGCAAGAACACGTGGGGGTCTTCCGCGAATTCCTCCGGCAACACGGCCGGACGCGGGAGGAGCAAGAAATGGTGGCCGCGAAGCTCATGGGGCGCTGGCGCAGCGGCGCTCCGCTCGTCCTTTCGCCGCATCACGACGATCCTGCGCTCGGCGCGGACCTCGCGCGCGCCAACGATTTCGACTACGGGACGATGGACCCTCACGGGTACGCCTGCCCCATCGGGGCGCATATTCGGCGCATGAACCCGCGGGACACGGCGGAGAACCTGCAACGACGCAGGATGATCCGGCGAGGCGGCACGTACGGTCCGGCATTGCCCGAGGACGCACCCGACGACGGCGTGGACCGAGGGGTCGCCGCATTCCTGGGATGCGCGAGCCTGGTCCGCCAGTTCGAGTTCGCGATGAACGTCTGGGTGAACGATCCGAGCTTCCAGGGCCTCGGCAACGAGCGCGATCCCATCATCGGCACCCAGGACGGCACGTTCGACATGACGATTCAAGGTCGGGCGATTCGAAGAAAGATCACGGGGCTGCCGGCCTTCACGACCCTGAGAGCCGGCGCTTACTTCTTCCTGCCCGGCATCCGGGCACTACGTTGGCTTGCGAGTGGCAATCGCACGATCACTTGA
- a CDS encoding D-cysteine desulfhydrase family protein codes for MRRRLSLAHLPTPLQRPRRLVEATGIDLWVKRDDMTGGAEAGNKIRKLELLLGEALSLECDTVITCGGLQSNHARATALLAASLGLRAVLFLRSNDPDLAAENLPLEGNVLLDRLAGADIRLISPETYRERDRVMDEAAEELKSEGHRPYVIPEGGSNGLGALGYVEAMGELRRQLDLGLAGGKPFDAVVHACGSGGTAAGVALGASFYGVAREVYAMAVCDDARTFEERIRGIIAEARTLDRRLPEPARLVVDDSAKGPAYAVSTLEQRARIAEVTRLSGLVLDPVYTGKAYSGLVELAAAGGPLSGKRILFLHTGGLPGLLAQGPAFADAV; via the coding sequence ATGCGAAGAAGGCTCTCTCTCGCCCACCTGCCCACGCCGCTGCAGCGCCCGCGCCGCCTCGTCGAGGCCACGGGGATCGACCTGTGGGTGAAGCGCGACGACATGACCGGAGGCGCCGAGGCGGGCAACAAGATCCGCAAGCTCGAGCTGCTCCTCGGCGAGGCGCTGTCGCTCGAGTGCGACACGGTGATCACCTGCGGCGGCCTGCAGTCGAACCACGCCCGCGCGACGGCGCTGCTCGCGGCCTCGCTCGGCCTGCGCGCGGTGCTCTTTTTGAGGTCCAACGATCCCGACCTCGCCGCGGAGAACCTGCCGCTCGAGGGCAACGTGCTGCTCGACCGGCTCGCGGGCGCCGACATCCGGCTGATCTCCCCCGAGACGTACCGCGAGCGCGACCGGGTGATGGACGAGGCGGCCGAGGAGCTGAAGTCCGAGGGGCACCGGCCGTACGTGATCCCCGAGGGCGGCTCGAACGGGCTCGGCGCGCTCGGGTATGTCGAGGCGATGGGCGAGCTGCGGCGCCAGCTCGATCTCGGCCTCGCGGGCGGCAAGCCCTTCGACGCGGTGGTGCACGCGTGCGGATCGGGCGGGACCGCGGCGGGCGTGGCGCTCGGTGCGTCGTTCTACGGCGTGGCGCGCGAGGTGTACGCGATGGCGGTGTGCGACGACGCGCGCACGTTCGAGGAGCGCATCCGGGGCATCATCGCCGAGGCGCGCACGCTCGATCGGCGGCTGCCCGAGCCCGCGCGCCTCGTGGTCGACGACAGCGCCAAGGGGCCGGCCTACGCGGTGAGCACGCTCGAGCAGCGCGCGCGCATCGCCGAGGTGACGCGCCTGTCGGGGCTCGTGCTCGATCCGGTGTACACGGGCAAGGCGTACTCGGGCCTCGTCGAGCTCGCGGCCGCAGGCGGCCCGCTCTCCGGCAAGCGCATCCTCTTCCTGCACACCGGCGGCCTCCCCGGCCTGCTCGCGCAGGGCCCGGCCTTCGCCGACGCGGTCTAG
- a CDS encoding biotin/lipoyl-containing protein: MRYFVKFPSGREVPVELTQLPTGQMRAVVEGKTLEVDAFEHRGALHLSMGGQSLELWVEGAPPDVGVVAGEHRFYARVESERTRAIGGGRGKSASAEGMVTSPMPGRVLKVLVAEGDEIHAGRPLVVVEAMKMENELSAARDGRVKKIFVTPGATVEGGAKLIEIE, translated from the coding sequence ATGCGCTACTTCGTCAAATTTCCTTCCGGACGCGAGGTCCCCGTCGAGCTGACGCAGCTTCCCACGGGGCAGATGCGCGCCGTCGTCGAGGGCAAGACGCTCGAGGTCGACGCCTTCGAGCACCGCGGCGCGCTGCACCTGTCGATGGGCGGCCAGTCGCTCGAGCTGTGGGTCGAGGGCGCGCCGCCCGACGTCGGCGTGGTGGCAGGCGAGCACCGCTTCTACGCGCGGGTCGAGAGCGAGCGGACGCGCGCGATCGGCGGAGGGCGCGGCAAGAGCGCGTCCGCCGAGGGGATGGTGACGTCTCCGATGCCGGGCCGGGTGCTGAAGGTGCTCGTCGCGGAGGGCGACGAGATCCACGCCGGGCGGCCGCTCGTGGTCGTCGAGGCGATGAAGATGGAGAACGAGCTGTCGGCGGCGCGCGACGGCCGCGTGAAGAAGATCTTCGTCACGCCCGGCGCCACCGTCGAGGGCGGCGCCAAGCTCATCGAGATCGAATGA
- the hutH gene encoding histidine ammonia-lyase — protein MHPQTPLLLGCPITLSDLEDITRRGRRVALCPEARARIVASRAAVDAIALAGDSAPAVYGINTGFGALAETRIGERDVIALQRNLVRSHATGVGPDLGEAEVRGIMVLRAQVVAMGYSGVRAEVVELLADMLNARVTPRIPSQGSVGASGDLAPLAHLALVLMGEGEATFEGRRMTGGEALAAAGLAPVTLAAKEGLALINGTQYMASLGALAVRDALALCTVADIAGAMSLEANKGSKRPFDERLMKVRPHPGQAACASNLRAMLDDSEIMQSHADCPRVQDAYSLRCMPQVHGASRDALMWAAEVLARELNSVTDNPTVFLREDGGADLLSGGNFHGQPLALALDLAAMAAAELANISERRVEQLVNPALSSGLTPFLAPQSGLHSGFMIAQVASASLVSENKVLCHPASVDSIPSSAGREDHVSMGSVSAKKLAQVIENVRASLAIEIMTAAQGIDQRRPLRSSAAVERAYAAVRAVVPTLDEDRPLYRDIEAVKGLVTSGALARAVEEVTGPLQ, from the coding sequence GTGCACCCCCAGACTCCGCTGCTCCTCGGCTGTCCGATCACGCTCTCCGACCTCGAGGACATCACGCGACGCGGCCGCCGCGTGGCGCTCTGTCCCGAGGCCCGGGCCCGCATCGTGGCCTCGCGCGCCGCCGTCGACGCGATCGCGCTCGCCGGCGACAGCGCCCCCGCCGTCTACGGCATCAACACCGGCTTCGGCGCGCTCGCCGAGACGCGCATCGGAGAGCGCGACGTCATCGCCCTCCAGAGAAACCTCGTGCGCAGCCACGCGACGGGCGTGGGCCCCGATCTCGGCGAGGCCGAGGTGCGCGGGATCATGGTGCTGCGCGCGCAGGTCGTGGCGATGGGCTACTCGGGCGTGCGCGCGGAGGTCGTCGAGCTGCTCGCGGACATGCTGAACGCGCGCGTCACGCCGCGCATCCCGTCGCAGGGCTCGGTGGGCGCCTCGGGCGATCTCGCCCCGCTCGCGCACCTCGCGCTCGTGCTCATGGGCGAGGGCGAGGCGACGTTCGAGGGCCGGCGCATGACGGGCGGCGAGGCGCTCGCGGCGGCGGGGCTCGCGCCGGTCACGCTCGCGGCCAAGGAGGGGCTCGCGCTGATCAACGGCACGCAGTACATGGCCTCGCTGGGAGCGCTCGCGGTGCGTGACGCGCTCGCGCTGTGCACGGTGGCGGACATCGCGGGCGCGATGAGCCTCGAGGCGAACAAGGGCTCGAAGCGGCCCTTCGACGAGCGTCTGATGAAGGTGCGGCCTCACCCCGGGCAAGCCGCGTGCGCGTCGAACCTGCGCGCGATGCTAGACGACAGCGAGATCATGCAGAGCCACGCCGACTGCCCGCGCGTGCAAGACGCCTACTCGCTGCGCTGCATGCCCCAGGTGCACGGCGCCTCGCGTGACGCGCTCATGTGGGCGGCCGAGGTGCTCGCCCGCGAGCTGAACAGCGTCACCGACAACCCGACGGTCTTCCTGCGCGAGGACGGCGGGGCCGATCTGCTCTCGGGCGGCAACTTCCACGGCCAGCCGCTCGCGCTCGCGCTCGATCTCGCCGCGATGGCCGCGGCCGAGCTCGCCAACATCAGCGAGCGGCGCGTCGAGCAGCTCGTGAACCCCGCGCTGTCGAGCGGCCTCACGCCTTTCCTCGCGCCGCAGAGCGGGCTGCACTCGGGCTTCATGATCGCGCAGGTCGCGAGCGCCTCGCTCGTGAGCGAGAACAAGGTCCTCTGTCACCCTGCGAGCGTCGACTCGATCCCGTCGAGCGCTGGGCGCGAGGATCACGTGAGCATGGGCAGCGTGAGCGCGAAGAAGCTCGCGCAGGTGATCGAGAACGTGCGCGCGTCGCTCGCGATCGAGATCATGACGGCGGCGCAGGGCATCGATCAGCGCCGCCCCTTGCGCTCGAGCGCGGCCGTCGAGCGCGCGTACGCGGCCGTGCGCGCGGTCGTGCCCACGCTCGACGAGGACCGGCCGCTCTACCGCGACATCGAGGCGGTGAAGGGCCTGGTCACCTCGGGCGCTCTCGCGCGCGCGGTGGAGGAAGTGACCGGCCCGCTCCAGTGA
- a CDS encoding MEDS domain-containing protein: MPESLGKTAALENIRWGTHLCHFYETGRELADVLVPYFRAGIERRERCVWVTADPLGVEDARSALRAAVPDLAAREASGQIEIHDYRDWYELVGGNASIEDAVGMWVSRMEEGLRRGYEGLRLTGNTSFLKPCDWSKFTSYEAEIMRAFQGRRMVGLCSYASAQCGADEVLDVVHNHDHALVRRDGAWDLVESAPERAAGMRLGAPLHLEPVDAAAVAREVGMAMADELGRAGCALSVRAAAPAVGLWDRACLELIFVHLLSNAATHAPGTPVEVEVIEAGGRVMLSVRDGGPGIRPADQRRVFERFVQLGPARSRGGCGLGLWVVREHVRALGGTIHVASHLDHGATFLALLPQRGPARG; this comes from the coding sequence ATGCCCGAGAGCCTGGGTAAAACCGCGGCGCTCGAAAATATCCGCTGGGGAACGCACCTCTGTCACTTCTACGAGACAGGGCGTGAGCTCGCGGATGTCCTCGTGCCCTACTTCCGCGCGGGGATCGAGCGGCGCGAGCGCTGCGTGTGGGTGACGGCCGATCCGCTCGGCGTCGAGGACGCGAGATCCGCCCTGCGCGCCGCCGTCCCCGACCTCGCAGCCAGGGAAGCCTCGGGGCAAATCGAGATCCACGACTACCGTGATTGGTACGAGCTCGTCGGCGGGAACGCCTCGATCGAGGACGCCGTCGGCATGTGGGTCTCGCGCATGGAAGAGGGCCTGCGCCGCGGCTATGAGGGACTGCGGCTCACGGGCAACACGTCGTTTTTGAAGCCCTGCGACTGGTCCAAGTTCACCTCGTACGAAGCCGAAATCATGCGCGCCTTCCAGGGCCGCCGCATGGTCGGCCTGTGCAGCTACGCGAGCGCGCAGTGCGGCGCCGACGAGGTGCTCGACGTCGTGCACAACCACGACCACGCCCTCGTGCGCCGCGACGGCGCCTGGGACCTCGTCGAGAGCGCCCCCGAAAGGGCCGCCGGGATGCGCCTCGGCGCGCCGCTCCACCTCGAGCCCGTCGACGCCGCCGCCGTCGCGCGCGAGGTGGGCATGGCCATGGCCGACGAGCTCGGCAGGGCGGGCTGCGCGCTGTCGGTGCGGGCTGCGGCCCCCGCGGTGGGCCTGTGGGACCGGGCGTGCCTCGAGCTGATCTTCGTCCACCTGCTCTCCAACGCGGCCACGCACGCGCCCGGCACGCCCGTCGAGGTCGAGGTCATCGAGGCGGGCGGCCGGGTGATGCTCTCGGTCCGCGACGGCGGCCCAGGCATCCGCCCCGCCGATCAACGCCGCGTCTTCGAGCGCTTCGTGCAGCTCGGGCCCGCGCGCTCGCGCGGCGGATGCGGGCTCGGCCTGTGGGTCGTCCGCGAACACGTGCGGGCGCTCGGAGGCACGATCCACGTCGCCAGCCACCTCGACCACGGCGCCACGTTCCTCGCCCTCTTGCCGCAGCGAGGCCCCGCGCGCGGCTAG